From a single Trueperaceae bacterium genomic region:
- a CDS encoding GNAT family N-acetyltransferase translates to MNRVPHPTILEGRLIRLEPMAPEHIAPLLAISSRWPEEYALTSTPVDEEQASAYFATAFAEREAGRAYPFTIFGRASGEVIGSTRFADIRWQHRNAELGYTWFRPDLHRSGTNVESKLLMLDLAFERLGWVRVQIHTDTRNVRSQRAIEALGAVFEGELRRHMIVKGGFIRDTRVYSVVDLDWPRVRERLRSRLIARGVEPTV, encoded by the coding sequence GTGAACCGAGTCCCGCACCCCACCATCCTCGAGGGCAGGCTGATCCGCCTCGAGCCGATGGCGCCCGAACACATCGCACCACTGCTGGCGATCAGCAGCCGCTGGCCGGAGGAGTACGCGCTGACCTCGACGCCCGTCGACGAGGAACAGGCTTCCGCCTATTTCGCCACGGCGTTCGCCGAGAGGGAGGCTGGCCGCGCCTACCCCTTCACGATATTCGGACGTGCGAGCGGCGAGGTGATAGGCTCAACCCGTTTCGCCGACATCCGCTGGCAGCACCGAAATGCCGAACTGGGCTATACCTGGTTCCGGCCTGACCTGCACCGCAGTGGAACCAACGTGGAGAGCAAGCTCTTGATGCTCGATCTGGCGTTCGAGCGTCTGGGCTGGGTGAGGGTGCAGATACACACCGACACCCGCAACGTTCGCTCTCAACGGGCCATCGAGGCGCTGGGAGCGGTCTTCGAGGGTGAACTGAGGCGACACATGATCGTGAAGGGTGGCTTCATCCGCGACACCAGGGTCTACTCGGTCGTCGACCTCGACTGGCCCCGGGTGAGAGAGCGCCTGCGGTCGCGCCTGATCGCCCGCGGGGTAGAACCAACCGTTTAG
- a CDS encoding proline dehydrogenase family protein — translation MCELVLEGLYRRSLLGLAGAEPVERFLRRRGMQLGVGRFVAGATLEEALPRARELEASGLQVILDLLGEFVDDPDGARAATEGIVAGLGPLGRELRSPAMSVKPTQLGLGIGFATALENARAIARCAEEAGAHVCLDMENHPYVDGTLKLYRTLHEEGFRNVSTVLQSYLRRSEDDLEALLELDPKPTLRIVKGAYREPAGVAFQEKAKVDSQYRKLLYRLLEAGGTANIATHDERIVRDAEAYLKGSGSDRYEYQLLYGVKPGLQRALRDRGHPVRVYMPFGHDWYGYFSRRLAERPANLMFVLKGLIG, via the coding sequence GTGTGTGAACTGGTGCTGGAAGGTTTGTATCGAAGGTCGCTACTGGGTCTCGCCGGCGCGGAACCGGTAGAGAGGTTCCTGCGCAGGCGCGGGATGCAACTGGGTGTCGGCAGGTTCGTCGCCGGTGCCACCCTCGAAGAGGCGCTGCCGAGGGCCCGAGAGCTGGAGGCCAGTGGGCTGCAGGTGATCCTCGACCTGCTGGGCGAATTCGTCGACGACCCGGATGGAGCCCGGGCCGCGACCGAAGGGATCGTTGCGGGCCTCGGTCCGCTTGGCAGAGAGCTGCGGAGCCCGGCGATGAGCGTCAAGCCGACCCAGTTGGGCCTCGGCATCGGGTTCGCGACCGCGCTCGAGAACGCACGGGCCATCGCTCGCTGTGCCGAAGAGGCTGGAGCCCACGTGTGTCTGGACATGGAGAACCACCCATACGTCGACGGCACCCTGAAGCTCTACCGGACGCTCCACGAGGAGGGGTTCCGCAACGTTAGCACTGTGCTGCAGAGCTACCTGCGGCGCAGCGAGGACGACCTCGAAGCCCTGCTGGAACTCGATCCCAAGCCGACCTTGCGGATCGTCAAGGGAGCCTACCGGGAACCGGCCGGGGTCGCCTTCCAGGAGAAGGCCAAGGTGGACAGCCAGTACCGGAAGTTGCTCTACCGGCTGCTCGAAGCGGGCGGGACCGCCAACATCGCCACCCACGACGAGCGCATCGTGCGCGATGCGGAAGCATATCTCAAGGGATCGGGGAGCGACCGGTACGAGTACCAGCTGCTCTACGGGGTCAAACCGGGCCTTCAGCGGGCGCTGCGCGACCGCGGCCATCCTGTTCGGGTATACATGCCGTTCGGCCACGACTGGTACGGCTACTTCAGCCGTCGGCTGGCAGAACGGCCGGCCAACCTGATGTTCGTGCTGAAGGGCCTCATCGGCTGA
- a CDS encoding histidine phosphatase family protein encodes MKLFFVRHGDTDYRQVESRGVRGWATSFAPLTNLGRLQIDTIAGDFRLQETQGILCSSYARALESAARLSRALNKPLYVEYDLHEWLPQKDSLADLDPRLLHRANEQLRNQMRGVGSAADAPWETLDEVRDRVIGVLRRYGHMSSVVVVTHAVVISALAGIERLVEHAEIVPCEIDLDAPAGQVVGGLQQLQ; translated from the coding sequence GTGAAGCTCTTCTTCGTCCGCCACGGCGACACCGACTACAGGCAGGTCGAATCTCGCGGCGTCAGGGGGTGGGCGACTTCGTTCGCGCCGCTCACGAATCTCGGCCGGCTGCAGATAGACACCATCGCCGGCGACTTCCGTTTGCAGGAGACGCAGGGGATACTCTGCTCCTCCTACGCTCGCGCGCTCGAGTCCGCCGCCAGGCTCAGCCGGGCCCTCAACAAGCCCCTCTACGTCGAATACGACCTCCACGAGTGGCTGCCGCAGAAGGACTCGCTCGCCGACCTCGATCCCCGGCTCCTGCACCGAGCCAACGAGCAGTTGCGCAATCAGATGCGTGGGGTCGGTTCGGCGGCAGACGCGCCCTGGGAGACCCTCGACGAGGTGCGCGACCGGGTGATAGGCGTACTCCGTCGCTACGGTCACATGTCCAGCGTGGTGGTCGTCACCCATGCCGTCGTCATCAGCGCCCTGGCTGGTATCGAGCGACTCGTCGAGCACGCCGAGATAGTCCCCTGCGAGATCGATCTGGACGCGCCGGCGGGCCAGGTGGTGGGTGGCTTGCAGCAGTTGCAGTGA
- the pruA gene encoding L-glutamate gamma-semialdehyde dehydrogenase — MTELFEPYRNEPFTDFGDEANLRAYRASLEAVRSELGRDYPLVIGADRVTTNEYLESFDPCNVERVVGRSAKAKAAEIERAMDVAREAFGSWSQLPMQHRARCLMKLAAVMRRRKFELAAWETFEAAKNYREADADVAEAIDFAEYYAREALRLAEPLRTYDYPGEENTTFLIPRGVGVVIPPWNFLLAILVGTTVGPVVVGNTVIVKPSPNTPIIAQKFMECVEEAGFPPGVINLLTGDDADLGDALVDHPQTRFINFTGSLRTGLRIHERAVRMQPGQMHMKQVYAEMGGKDALIVDETADLALAADAAVASGFGFQGQKCSAMSRLIVVDEVYDEMLERVLAGVAKLSVGPAEENHDVAAVINERQYRKILDYIEKGGSEGRLVAGGGAAKEAGNGWFIQPTVFADVSPEAVIACEEIFGPVVSVVRARDFDHSLEIANSLPYALTGGLCSRSRARIERARYELEAGNIYVNRKITGALVGVQPFGGFKLSGDNAKAGGPDYLRLFMLAKTVTERF, encoded by the coding sequence ATGACCGAGCTATTCGAGCCGTACCGCAACGAACCGTTCACCGACTTCGGGGACGAAGCGAACCTGCGCGCCTACCGCGCCAGCCTCGAGGCGGTCAGGAGCGAACTGGGACGCGACTACCCGCTTGTCATCGGCGCCGACCGGGTGACGACGAACGAGTACCTGGAGTCGTTCGACCCGTGCAACGTGGAGCGGGTGGTGGGCCGATCCGCCAAGGCGAAGGCGGCGGAGATAGAGCGCGCGATGGACGTTGCGCGGGAGGCCTTCGGGTCGTGGTCGCAGCTGCCGATGCAGCACCGGGCTCGATGCCTGATGAAGCTGGCGGCGGTTATGCGTCGCCGCAAGTTCGAGCTCGCCGCCTGGGAGACGTTCGAGGCCGCCAAGAACTACCGTGAGGCCGACGCCGACGTAGCTGAGGCCATCGACTTCGCCGAGTACTACGCGCGCGAGGCGCTGAGACTGGCTGAGCCCCTGCGCACCTACGACTACCCGGGCGAGGAGAACACCACGTTCCTCATCCCGCGCGGAGTGGGCGTGGTCATCCCGCCCTGGAACTTCCTGCTGGCGATCCTCGTAGGGACGACGGTGGGCCCGGTTGTCGTGGGCAACACGGTGATCGTGAAGCCCTCCCCGAACACGCCGATAATCGCCCAGAAGTTCATGGAGTGCGTCGAGGAGGCGGGCTTCCCGCCAGGCGTCATAAACCTCCTCACGGGGGACGACGCCGACCTGGGAGATGCCCTCGTCGACCATCCCCAGACCCGCTTCATCAACTTCACCGGCTCCCTTCGGACCGGCCTGCGGATCCATGAGCGGGCCGTGCGGATGCAGCCGGGCCAGATGCATATGAAGCAGGTCTACGCCGAGATGGGTGGCAAGGACGCGCTCATCGTCGACGAGACGGCCGACCTCGCGCTCGCCGCCGACGCGGCCGTGGCCTCGGGCTTCGGCTTCCAGGGGCAGAAGTGTTCGGCGATGAGCCGGTTGATCGTGGTCGACGAGGTTTACGACGAGATGCTCGAGCGGGTGCTGGCGGGCGTCGCGAAGCTGTCAGTAGGCCCGGCCGAGGAGAATCACGACGTCGCGGCGGTCATCAACGAGCGGCAGTACCGGAAGATCCTCGACTACATCGAGAAAGGGGGCAGCGAAGGACGTCTCGTGGCCGGAGGGGGAGCCGCGAAGGAAGCTGGCAACGGCTGGTTCATCCAGCCCACTGTCTTCGCCGACGTCTCACCCGAGGCCGTGATCGCCTGCGAGGAGATCTTCGGACCGGTGGTGTCGGTGGTGCGCGCGCGCGACTTCGACCACTCCCTGGAGATCGCCAACTCGCTTCCGTACGCGCTCACCGGTGGCCTCTGCAGCCGCAGCCGGGCGCGGATCGAGCGTGCCCGTTACGAACTCGAGGCGGGAAACATCTACGTGAACCGGAAGATCACGGGGGCGCTCGTGGGCGTGCAGCCGTTCGGCGGTTTCAAGCTATCTGGCGACAACGCCAAGGCCGGCGGCCCCGACTACCTCCGCCTCTTCATGCTGGCGAAAACCGTCACCGAGCGCTTCTGA